In one window of Tumebacillus algifaecis DNA:
- the lgt gene encoding prolipoprotein diacylglyceryl transferase: protein MHQILFYIGDYPIRAYGTIVAISILLAIGMASYMAKQERKYEDHVSGMAIWAIIGSLIGARLWQVFFFEWDMYSQNLGEIFAIWNGGMSIQGGLVGGFIGGGLYTWRNKILFWEFADIVAPGIILGQAIGRIACFMNGDAFGSPTGSDFGLVYPEGTFAYATYGSQPLWPAEVWEGQWDLIVLALLFLIKMRGVPTGYLFLLYNILYSVGRFALEFLRGDSDRFAGLTAAQWTSLSVVVIALLFMVYLRFRPAKTSEPRPVQSEPTATS, encoded by the coding sequence GTGCATCAAATCTTATTTTATATCGGAGACTACCCGATTCGGGCCTACGGTACGATCGTCGCAATCTCCATCTTGCTTGCGATCGGCATGGCCAGCTATATGGCCAAACAGGAGCGCAAGTATGAAGATCATGTCTCGGGGATGGCGATCTGGGCCATCATCGGATCGCTGATCGGTGCGCGGCTGTGGCAAGTGTTCTTTTTCGAATGGGACATGTATTCACAGAATCTCGGTGAAATTTTTGCGATCTGGAACGGCGGCATGTCGATCCAAGGTGGTCTGGTCGGCGGCTTTATCGGCGGGGGCTTGTACACGTGGCGCAACAAGATCCTCTTCTGGGAATTTGCTGACATTGTCGCACCTGGCATTATTTTGGGACAAGCGATCGGCCGAATCGCCTGTTTCATGAACGGCGATGCGTTCGGCTCGCCGACGGGCAGTGACTTTGGCCTCGTCTATCCGGAAGGCACGTTCGCCTATGCCACCTACGGCTCACAGCCGCTCTGGCCCGCTGAGGTATGGGAAGGCCAATGGGATCTGATCGTGTTAGCGCTGTTGTTCTTGATCAAAATGCGCGGAGTTCCGACCGGTTACCTGTTCTTGTTGTACAACATCCTGTACTCGGTTGGCCGTTTTGCGCTAGAATTCCTGCGCGGTGACTCCGATCGGTTTGCCGGACTGACCGCAGCGCAATGGACAAGCTTGTCAGTCGTAGTGATTGCGCTGTTGTTCATGGTGTATCTGCGCTTCCGCCCAGCCAAAACGAGTGAACCAAGGCCGGTTCAATCCGAACCGACCGCAACCTCATAA
- the yqfD gene encoding sporulation protein YqfD translates to MIGRWLLDFWRGYVVVTLRGERIPELLNRATAQGILFWEIKQVGENVYRLRMHREDVKELRSLLSKTRTRIHFERKLGMPFLAWRAWRRKFFVAGALTFLVGLYALTSFVWEVQVVGDLKEVQEERILQAASEIGIRRGILIGKLPDTDILQNRLLDKVPELVWNGIQIQGTKITIQVVERVPGVQEPSNQPQNIVATKQGVIKQIQAHRGVAAVKRETFVKPGQVLISGALIDGKTNVHAAGIVKAAVWYTSKLTVPLNTTRQAYTGEAVEKHFLTFFGHPVQIWGYGKIPYEKTEEIEQDKVLKIGDFVFPIQYRHTTYREVNEEKVTLTQEQAEKEALRLARIDLQGKIGEDGTFTTQKVLRSTIKDGNLEVEVFSEVLENIGKPQGYASAPTPEK, encoded by the coding sequence ATGATCGGAAGGTGGTTGCTTGACTTTTGGCGGGGCTATGTTGTCGTAACCTTGCGGGGCGAACGCATCCCGGAGCTTTTGAACAGAGCAACAGCACAGGGCATCCTGTTTTGGGAGATCAAACAGGTTGGTGAAAACGTCTATCGGCTGCGCATGCACCGAGAAGATGTCAAGGAACTGCGCAGTTTGTTGAGCAAAACACGCACGCGCATTCATTTTGAACGCAAACTGGGAATGCCATTTTTGGCGTGGCGGGCGTGGCGGCGAAAGTTTTTCGTCGCAGGCGCCCTCACTTTTCTTGTCGGGCTCTATGCGCTGACCTCATTTGTCTGGGAGGTCCAAGTGGTGGGCGACCTGAAGGAAGTGCAGGAGGAGCGCATTTTACAGGCGGCGTCCGAAATCGGGATTCGCCGTGGCATTCTGATCGGCAAACTGCCCGATACGGACATTTTGCAGAATCGATTGTTGGACAAAGTACCGGAGCTCGTCTGGAATGGGATTCAAATTCAAGGCACCAAGATCACCATCCAAGTCGTCGAGAGAGTGCCAGGTGTCCAAGAACCGTCCAACCAGCCACAAAACATCGTCGCCACCAAACAAGGGGTGATCAAACAGATCCAAGCGCACCGCGGCGTGGCGGCCGTCAAACGTGAGACGTTCGTAAAACCGGGGCAGGTGCTGATCTCCGGAGCGTTGATCGATGGCAAGACGAACGTGCATGCCGCAGGGATAGTCAAGGCGGCCGTCTGGTATACGTCCAAGCTCACCGTACCGCTGAATACGACGCGTCAAGCTTATACGGGCGAAGCGGTGGAGAAGCATTTCCTGACCTTCTTTGGCCATCCGGTACAAATCTGGGGCTATGGAAAAATCCCTTATGAGAAGACGGAGGAGATCGAGCAGGACAAGGTGCTGAAAATCGGTGACTTTGTCTTCCCGATTCAGTACAGGCACACCACCTATCGCGAAGTCAATGAAGAAAAGGTGACCTTGACTCAGGAGCAGGCTGAAAAAGAAGCACTCCGACTGGCAAGAATAGATCTTCAGGGTAAAATTGGTGAAGATGGCACATTCACAACACAAAAAGTTTTGCGGAGTACTATAAAAGATGGTAATTTAGAGGTAGAAGTGTTCAGTGAAGTCTTAGAGAATATCGGAAAACCGCAAGGATATGCATCGGCACCTACGCCGGAGAAATAG
- a CDS encoding HD family phosphohydrolase codes for MMRSNLLKNIRQITLSPETKKSRSLRVTIYVVLTVLLYFLFIGNMLPERYDYHVGSIAEKQIKAATDAVDKRATERAREEAASKITRQYNRNTAVELRAIENLDKFFETVKRVQIDPAYTEADKLEQIRKANLQAMVKDEQLKSFLALPADSLQSVNKEAARIADNIYSEEIYEETMPVIDQKLDAQLGYSELDREKRMIVKELVKTVIRPNMIYDKDETLKKRQEAMQNVSPTMIYMGEIIAKEGERIDEDIYSKLKDLKLTDEEPNYLMYFGFAGFIVLWTLVLAFYLEMTGSKVGKNNLLLLCLAIIIVLTAAGMKVLSLGESLGFTTIGYLTPVAMGTMLVTILFDAQLGIMLAFMFALFTGAAFDSKFQFVVVSFIAGLVGTFAVSRVKHRMVIMRAGFIIAGINLVTISVMQALGSSGTEVSQYLQSLLFGIISGLFTAVVTIGVLPFLESSFGILTPISLLELSNPNHPLLKKLLMEAPGTYHHSLIVGNLAEAAAEVVGADPLLCRVGAYYHDVGKMKRPLFFIENQLSKDNPHDKVAPSLSHLIITSHVRDGLEMQEEHRLPKPIRDICEQHHGTTILWFFYNKALEQDKSGTINVDDFRYDGPKPQFKEAAIVMLCDAVEAAVRSMNRPTPNRIESVIHKIFKDRLNDGQLDECDLTLKDLDKISDAFLRTLNGIYHARIEYPELPKTN; via the coding sequence ATGATGAGGAGCAATCTGCTGAAGAATATTCGACAGATCACACTAAGTCCAGAAACCAAAAAAAGCCGCTCCTTGCGGGTGACGATCTATGTCGTTCTTACGGTGCTCCTTTATTTTCTTTTTATCGGGAACATGCTGCCGGAACGGTATGACTATCATGTCGGTTCGATCGCAGAAAAGCAGATCAAAGCAGCGACCGATGCTGTTGACAAGCGGGCGACCGAACGTGCGCGCGAAGAGGCGGCCAGCAAGATCACCCGTCAGTATAACCGCAACACTGCGGTGGAGCTACGGGCGATTGAGAATCTGGACAAATTTTTCGAAACGGTCAAGCGGGTGCAAATCGATCCCGCTTATACCGAGGCGGACAAGTTGGAGCAGATTCGCAAAGCCAACCTGCAGGCGATGGTCAAAGACGAGCAGCTCAAAAGTTTTCTCGCTCTACCTGCTGACAGTTTGCAAAGCGTGAACAAAGAAGCGGCACGCATCGCTGACAATATTTACTCCGAAGAGATCTACGAAGAGACGATGCCGGTGATCGATCAAAAGCTCGATGCCCAACTCGGCTATTCGGAACTCGACCGTGAGAAGCGGATGATCGTCAAGGAACTGGTCAAGACGGTGATTCGTCCGAACATGATCTACGACAAGGATGAGACGCTTAAAAAGCGTCAGGAAGCGATGCAAAACGTCTCACCGACGATGATCTACATGGGTGAGATCATCGCGAAGGAAGGCGAGCGGATCGACGAAGACATCTACTCCAAGCTGAAAGACCTCAAGCTGACCGACGAGGAACCGAACTACCTGATGTATTTCGGGTTTGCCGGATTTATCGTGCTCTGGACGCTGGTGCTCGCTTTCTATCTGGAGATGACGGGGTCTAAGGTGGGCAAGAACAACTTGCTCTTGCTCTGCTTGGCGATCATCATCGTGCTGACGGCGGCGGGGATGAAAGTGTTGTCGCTCGGCGAATCGCTCGGATTTACCACCATCGGCTATCTGACGCCTGTGGCGATGGGCACGATGTTGGTGACGATCCTCTTCGATGCCCAGCTTGGCATCATGCTCGCCTTTATGTTTGCACTGTTCACCGGAGCGGCTTTTGATTCGAAGTTTCAGTTTGTGGTGGTGTCGTTCATCGCAGGGCTCGTCGGCACATTTGCCGTCTCCCGCGTCAAGCATCGCATGGTGATCATGCGCGCAGGCTTTATCATCGCCGGGATCAATCTGGTGACGATCTCAGTCATGCAGGCGTTGGGCTCTTCTGGCACCGAGGTCAGCCAATATTTGCAATCGCTGCTCTTCGGGATCATCTCCGGCCTGTTCACCGCCGTTGTCACGATCGGTGTGTTGCCGTTTTTGGAAAGCTCATTTGGAATCCTCACGCCGATTTCGTTGCTGGAGTTGTCCAACCCGAACCATCCGCTGTTGAAAAAACTGCTGATGGAAGCGCCTGGCACCTATCACCACTCGCTGATCGTCGGCAACCTCGCCGAAGCGGCAGCCGAAGTGGTCGGGGCTGACCCGCTGCTTTGCCGGGTCGGGGCGTACTACCATGATGTGGGCAAGATGAAGCGGCCGCTGTTCTTCATCGAGAATCAGCTATCCAAAGACAATCCGCACGACAAGGTAGCACCGAGCCTGTCGCATCTGATCATCACCTCCCATGTGCGCGATGGTTTGGAAATGCAGGAGGAGCACCGTCTGCCCAAGCCGATTCGCGACATCTGCGAACAGCACCACGGCACGACGATCCTCTGGTTCTTCTACAACAAAGCGCTGGAGCAGGACAAGAGCGGGACGATCAACGTCGATGATTTCCGCTATGACGGGCCGAAGCCGCAGTTTAAAGAAGCGGCGATCGTCATGCTCTGTGACGCTGTCGAAGCGGCGGTGCGCTCGATGAACCGTCCGACGCCCAACCGCATCGAATCGGTGATTCACAAGATTTTCAAAGACCGTTTGAATGACGGGCAACTGGACGAATGCGATCTGACGCTGAAAGATCTCGACAAGATTTCCGATGCCTTTTTACGCACGTTAAACGGCATCTATCATGCGCGGATTGAATATCCGGAACTGCCAAAGACAAACTAA
- a CDS encoding cytidine deaminase, which yields MEHLELVKLAKGARERAYVPYSKFPVGAALLLADGEVVTGCNIENAAFPLCCCAERTAIFKAVSEGKSKIQKIAVVADTDGPVSPCGSCRQVMAEFCAADTPVILSNLNDSVRETTVGELLPFAFQKEDFVE from the coding sequence ATGGAGCATTTGGAACTGGTGAAATTGGCAAAAGGAGCGCGGGAACGGGCGTATGTGCCGTACTCGAAGTTTCCGGTCGGCGCGGCGCTTTTGCTGGCCGACGGGGAAGTGGTGACCGGCTGCAACATCGAAAATGCGGCGTTTCCGTTGTGCTGCTGTGCAGAGCGCACGGCCATTTTTAAAGCCGTGTCAGAAGGTAAGTCGAAGATTCAAAAGATTGCCGTGGTGGCCGATACGGACGGTCCAGTATCACCGTGCGGGTCGTGCCGTCAAGTGATGGCCGAATTCTGTGCAGCCGATACGCCGGTCATCCTGTCGAATCTGAACGATTCGGTGCGTGAGACGACGGTAGGCGAATTGCTGCCATTTGCTTTTCAAAAGGAGGACTTTGTGGAGTGA
- the era gene encoding GTPase Era, which produces MSKQETKQKTRSGFVAIVGRPNVGKSTLMNYMVGQKVAITADKPQTTRNRIHGVVTHEGNQIIFMDTPGIHKPKHRLGEHMVKVAVQTLREVEAVLFLVDATMPKGAGDEYIIEILKNVKDTPIYLVINKIDLIEKEKLLEIITSYKDEFPFAEIIPISAVAGDNVERLRDLLLNLLPEGPFYYPPDQVTDHPERFIVAELIREKVLHLTREEVPHSVAVEVEQMQLKEDRNMLYIHAAIYTERDSQKAIIIGKQGSVLKKVGSMARQDIEKLLGSKVYLELWVKVKADWRNREHMLRNFGFTEE; this is translated from the coding sequence GTGAGTAAACAAGAGACCAAGCAAAAGACACGCTCTGGATTTGTTGCGATCGTCGGGCGCCCTAATGTAGGGAAATCGACGTTGATGAACTACATGGTGGGTCAAAAAGTGGCGATCACCGCCGATAAGCCGCAGACAACGCGCAACCGAATTCACGGGGTTGTCACGCATGAAGGCAACCAGATCATCTTCATGGACACTCCTGGTATACATAAACCGAAGCATCGCTTGGGTGAACACATGGTCAAAGTGGCCGTGCAAACGCTGCGCGAAGTGGAGGCCGTCCTGTTCCTCGTTGACGCGACGATGCCCAAAGGGGCCGGGGACGAGTACATCATCGAAATTTTGAAAAATGTCAAAGACACGCCGATCTACTTGGTGATCAACAAGATCGACCTGATCGAGAAAGAAAAATTGCTGGAGATCATCACCAGCTACAAAGATGAGTTCCCGTTTGCTGAGATCATCCCGATTTCGGCCGTCGCAGGGGACAATGTGGAACGGCTGCGCGATCTGCTCTTGAACCTGCTGCCTGAAGGACCGTTTTACTACCCGCCCGATCAAGTGACCGACCATCCGGAGCGCTTTATTGTCGCGGAGTTGATCCGCGAAAAGGTGTTGCACCTGACGCGCGAAGAAGTGCCGCACTCGGTCGCGGTGGAAGTGGAACAGATGCAGTTGAAGGAAGATCGGAACATGTTGTACATCCATGCAGCGATCTACACAGAACGCGATTCGCAAAAAGCGATTATCATCGGCAAGCAAGGCTCCGTGCTGAAAAAAGTCGGGTCGATGGCTCGGCAGGACATTGAAAAATTGCTCGGTTCAAAAGTCTACTTGGAGCTGTGGGTCAAGGTGAAGGCGGACTGGCGCAACCGGGAACATATGTTGCGCAACTTCGGATTTACCGAGGAATAA
- the yqfC gene encoding sporulation protein YqfC — MRTTWRQRVKKLAAEMLDVPKDSLLDLPRITLIGGLQLYVENYRGVKEFRDDLLRLALTQGELQVHGKELTIKAIFPAEVVIEGNISGIQYKE, encoded by the coding sequence GTGCGCACCACGTGGCGTCAACGGGTAAAAAAACTGGCCGCCGAAATGTTAGACGTGCCAAAAGACTCGCTCCTCGATCTGCCCCGCATCACCCTCATCGGTGGACTGCAACTGTATGTGGAGAATTATCGCGGTGTCAAAGAGTTTCGAGATGACTTGCTACGATTAGCACTTACGCAAGGCGAACTGCAGGTGCATGGCAAGGAACTGACGATCAAAGCGATCTTTCCAGCCGAAGTCGTGATCGAAGGAAACATCTCTGGCATCCAATACAAAGAATAA
- a CDS encoding diacylglycerol kinase: MFSSNKLIRSFSYAIEGMTHALTTQRNMRIHFVVALLAMILSLVLDLSKLEIVLVFFSIIAVVAAELFNTAIEAVVDLTTSDYHPLAKIAKDVAAAAVLLTAVHAVIVGFFVFFDKLFPPKLRDLNDTGEMAIYVAFIPLGMLVLLLISWRAYTRFKKQG, from the coding sequence ATGTTTTCGAGCAACAAGCTGATCAGAAGCTTTTCCTATGCGATTGAAGGCATGACACATGCCTTGACGACCCAGCGCAACATGCGTATCCATTTTGTCGTTGCGCTTTTGGCCATGATTTTAAGCTTGGTACTCGACTTGAGCAAGCTTGAGATCGTGCTGGTCTTTTTCTCCATCATCGCGGTCGTGGCCGCCGAGTTGTTTAACACGGCGATCGAAGCGGTCGTCGATCTTACGACCAGCGACTATCATCCGCTCGCCAAAATTGCCAAAGATGTGGCGGCAGCAGCCGTCCTGCTTACGGCAGTACACGCGGTGATAGTCGGCTTTTTTGTCTTCTTTGATAAATTGTTCCCGCCAAAACTTCGTGACTTGAATGACACGGGGGAGATGGCAATCTACGTGGCGTTCATACCGCTTGGCATGCTGGTGTTGTTGTTGATCTCTTGGCGGGCGTACACACGATTTAAAAAGCAGGGGTGA
- a CDS encoding DUF4342 domain-containing protein, whose product MADPMLEKVDILRKRFQISYREAYDVLQQSGGNVVQACIDLENRTADTGVAGQLEERIQVMGKDLVEKIQDIVKTGQASMIRVIRGGKTVLTIPAAVGAVGALIFPYLAVVGTAAAVAARYEIVIDKRMKQVAEADTGHCPSIVNVHHETKENNYAVAPS is encoded by the coding sequence ATGGCAGACCCAATGCTGGAAAAAGTGGATATTTTGCGCAAACGGTTTCAGATTTCCTACCGCGAGGCGTATGACGTGTTGCAACAAAGCGGTGGCAATGTGGTACAGGCCTGCATCGACTTGGAAAATCGAACGGCCGACACCGGCGTGGCCGGGCAGTTGGAAGAGCGAATTCAAGTGATGGGGAAGGATCTGGTCGAAAAGATCCAAGACATCGTGAAAACGGGACAAGCGTCGATGATTCGCGTGATCCGTGGAGGAAAGACGGTGTTGACGATTCCGGCGGCAGTTGGTGCTGTCGGAGCGTTGATCTTCCCGTATCTGGCTGTGGTTGGGACGGCAGCGGCGGTGGCAGCACGCTATGAGATCGTCATCGACAAGCGGATGAAACAAGTCGCAGAGGCAGATACGGGACATTGTCCCAGCATTGTGAATGTGCATCATGAGACGAAGGAAAACAATTACGCTGTCGCCCCATCCTAA
- a CDS encoding EamA family transporter yields the protein MSWLIYGLLSALFASFVAILGKVGIKGIDSNVATAVRAVVMAGATLLFITCNGTIGQVRDITWKPMMFIVLSGLAGAASWMFYFGALQQAAASKVAPIDRLSIVFTLILAAIFLKEKVTLGIAAGCVLIVVGSILIVKA from the coding sequence ATGTCTTGGTTGATCTATGGGCTGCTGTCAGCGCTGTTCGCTTCCTTTGTGGCGATCTTGGGGAAGGTGGGGATCAAAGGCATCGACTCCAATGTGGCAACGGCTGTGCGCGCCGTGGTGATGGCTGGTGCGACCTTGCTGTTCATCACCTGCAACGGCACGATCGGGCAGGTGCGGGACATCACTTGGAAGCCAATGATGTTTATCGTGCTCTCCGGGCTCGCTGGCGCCGCCTCTTGGATGTTTTACTTTGGTGCCTTGCAACAGGCGGCCGCTTCCAAAGTGGCACCAATCGACCGCCTGAGCATCGTGTTCACGCTGATTCTCGCCGCCATTTTCTTGAAAGAGAAAGTGACGCTCGGTATCGCGGCAGGCTGTGTCCTTATTGTGGTCGGTTCCATCCTGATCGTCAAGGCGTAG
- a CDS encoding GNAT family N-acetyltransferase: MNLVFPSAEHKEAVIHFYDEIKNDEDHIIGFGAFEDYESWLAMMQNRLTGKDLPEHMVKETYYLCFDENRLIGVLSIKHELNAYLLQFGGHIGYAVRTSQRRKGYATAIFAAALEKARELGIDKILAVCDKRNIASAKTICKNGGILENEIYDPDEELMVQRYWITCR; this comes from the coding sequence GTGAATTTAGTTTTCCCGTCAGCAGAACACAAAGAAGCCGTTATACATTTTTATGACGAAATAAAAAACGACGAGGACCATATTATTGGATTTGGTGCGTTTGAAGATTACGAGTCGTGGCTTGCGATGATGCAGAACAGGTTGACTGGCAAAGATCTGCCTGAACACATGGTCAAAGAAACTTACTATTTGTGCTTTGACGAAAACAGGCTAATCGGCGTTTTGAGTATCAAGCATGAACTGAACGCCTATCTTTTGCAATTCGGTGGTCACATCGGTTATGCTGTCCGCACGTCCCAGCGCCGGAAAGGATATGCAACGGCAATATTTGCGGCGGCTCTCGAAAAAGCCAGAGAACTCGGAATCGATAAAATCCTTGCCGTATGCGACAAGAGGAATATCGCCTCCGCAAAAACCATTTGCAAAAACGGCGGTATTCTGGAAAACGAGATCTATGACCCAGACGAGGAACTTATGGTACAAAGATATTGGATTACGTGCAGATAA
- a CDS encoding YqzL family protein, with the protein MSCMRDLSWRYFESTGEIDAYLLYKACQNLNQDCGCDVAEQNFEHELEARTE; encoded by the coding sequence ATGAGCTGCATGAGAGATCTTTCGTGGCGATATTTCGAGAGTACAGGTGAGATTGATGCCTATCTTCTCTATAAAGCATGTCAGAACTTGAACCAGGACTGCGGTTGTGATGTGGCAGAGCAGAACTTCGAACATGAGTTGGAGGCACGCACGGAGTAG
- a CDS encoding PhoH family protein, whose amino-acid sequence MDNQLVTKKLALQDNHEATQLFGPHDAHLKQIESEFATKIHVRGIEITMNGEQEEIEVLESLFSVLLKLIRKGQAIKERDVAYAIKLARTASAEQLLELYSEEIAVTYKGKSIRIKTLGQRDYIRSIKKRDIVFGIGPAGTGKTYLAVVMAVTALKKGEVKKLVLTRPAVEAGENLGFLPGDLQEKVDPYLRPLYDALYDVLGPENTARYMERGIIEVAPLAYMRGRTLEDSFVIMDEAQNTTPEQMKMFLTRLGFGSKMVVTGDVTQIDLPRGKLSGLNEAVRILKKVEDISFIFLTEQDVVRHHLVQKIIQAYDVEQS is encoded by the coding sequence TTGGACAACCAACTTGTCACCAAAAAGCTGGCTTTGCAAGACAATCATGAGGCGACACAGCTGTTCGGCCCTCATGACGCCCATCTCAAGCAAATCGAAAGTGAATTTGCAACCAAGATTCATGTGCGCGGCATTGAGATCACGATGAATGGCGAACAAGAAGAGATCGAAGTACTGGAAAGCCTGTTCTCCGTGTTGCTCAAGCTGATTCGCAAAGGGCAAGCGATCAAAGAGCGCGACGTCGCCTATGCGATCAAGCTGGCACGAACCGCGTCGGCCGAACAGCTTTTGGAACTGTACAGCGAAGAGATCGCCGTCACCTACAAGGGCAAATCGATCCGCATCAAAACGCTCGGTCAGCGCGATTACATCCGCTCGATCAAAAAGCGCGACATCGTCTTTGGCATCGGTCCGGCAGGGACAGGGAAAACGTATCTCGCCGTGGTCATGGCGGTCACCGCTTTGAAAAAAGGCGAAGTGAAAAAGCTGGTGCTGACCCGCCCGGCGGTGGAGGCGGGTGAGAACCTCGGCTTTTTGCCCGGTGATTTGCAGGAGAAGGTCGATCCGTACTTGCGCCCGCTCTACGATGCGCTCTATGATGTGCTGGGTCCGGAGAACACGGCGAGGTATATGGAGCGGGGGATCATCGAAGTCGCGCCGCTCGCCTATATGCGCGGACGAACGCTTGAAGATTCGTTTGTGATTATGGATGAAGCGCAGAACACCACGCCGGAACAAATGAAAATGTTCTTGACGCGGCTTGGTTTTGGGTCGAAAATGGTCGTCACAGGGGACGTGACCCAAATCGACCTGCCGCGGGGGAAATTATCCGGTTTGAACGAAGCAGTTCGCATTTTGAAAAAAGTCGAGGACATATCGTTCATCTTCCTGACTGAGCAAGACGTTGTGCGCCACCATTTGGTGCAAAAGATCATTCAAGCGTACGACGTCGAGCAAAGTTGA
- the recO gene encoding DNA repair protein RecO: MKKVEAIVLRTVDYGESNKILTLLSDTHGKFGAMARGAKKPQSQLNSISQPFAYGMYMVAIGEGRGMGTIIQAELHESFRAIREDLFKAAYASYVVELADRFVEEREPSQGVFLLVLTMLTHLEDGKDPEILVRLCEMKMLDLAGIRPELHHCAHCYKPLMQAVRFSIIHGGPLCGDCHHSDERAIWIKPVTLKLLQTFQGMDVRRLGDIKVGNDVRLQLGKVMKQYIDEYSGVTFKSRTFLEQLHKYDL; encoded by the coding sequence ATGAAAAAAGTGGAAGCGATTGTGTTGCGCACAGTCGATTATGGGGAGAGTAACAAAATACTGACCTTGCTGTCCGATACGCATGGGAAATTTGGAGCGATGGCGCGTGGGGCCAAAAAGCCACAAAGCCAATTAAACTCTATCTCTCAGCCCTTCGCCTATGGGATGTACATGGTGGCAATCGGTGAAGGACGTGGGATGGGCACGATCATTCAAGCTGAACTCCATGAGTCGTTTCGGGCGATTCGCGAGGATTTGTTTAAAGCTGCCTATGCGTCCTATGTAGTCGAACTTGCAGACCGTTTTGTCGAGGAGCGAGAACCTTCGCAAGGCGTCTTTCTGCTCGTGCTGACGATGCTGACCCATCTGGAGGATGGCAAAGACCCAGAGATTCTCGTCCGGCTGTGCGAGATGAAAATGCTCGATCTAGCCGGAATTCGGCCTGAACTGCATCATTGTGCACACTGTTACAAGCCGCTTATGCAGGCGGTGCGCTTCAGCATCATCCATGGCGGCCCTCTGTGCGGGGATTGCCATCATAGCGATGAGCGGGCGATCTGGATCAAGCCAGTGACTCTCAAGCTGTTGCAGACGTTTCAAGGCATGGATGTCAGGCGGCTTGGTGACATCAAGGTCGGCAATGATGTACGACTGCAATTGGGCAAAGTGATGAAACAGTACATCGATGAATATAGTGGTGTGACCTTCAAATCGCGTACGTTTTTAGAACAACTCCATAAGTACGATCTTTAA
- the ybeY gene encoding rRNA maturation RNase YbeY, producing MEPVQITVEILDEYGESFEFALSDLLNNALEHAARHENISTGEVVISLVDDERIQELNRTYRGKDVPTDVLSFAMMDEGVGEPEIFFDPEDAEQLEEDDMLGDIIISVPTAKRQAEEYGHSVERELAFLAVHGFLHLIGYDHGTEDEEKEMFSRQDAIMLAAGITRG from the coding sequence ATGGAACCTGTTCAGATCACGGTAGAAATCCTTGATGAGTATGGAGAATCGTTCGAATTTGCTCTGTCCGATCTCTTGAACAACGCGCTGGAACATGCGGCGCGCCATGAAAATATTTCCACAGGTGAAGTGGTGATCTCACTTGTGGACGATGAGCGCATTCAGGAACTGAACCGCACCTATCGCGGCAAGGATGTGCCGACCGATGTGTTATCGTTTGCGATGATGGACGAGGGCGTTGGAGAGCCGGAGATCTTCTTCGACCCGGAAGATGCAGAGCAGTTGGAAGAGGACGATATGTTGGGCGACATCATCATCTCCGTGCCGACTGCGAAACGTCAAGCGGAGGAGTACGGGCACAGCGTCGAGCGGGAACTGGCGTTTCTGGCCGTGCACGGCTTTTTGCACCTGATCGGTTATGATCATGGTACAGAAGACGAGGAAAAGGAGATGTTCTCCCGCCAAGATGCGATCATGCTCGCAGCGGGAATCACGCGGGGGTGA